TTCAAATGGATGAAAATCAAGGACTTTTGCCATCTCACATAAAGTTACCCAATTAGGGTTTTTCCTAGTTCCGTTTTCAATTTTCATTACTTCACTGTCGCTGATACCGCAGGCATCGCCTAATTTTTTTAAGGATAAACCAGCTTTTTCACGTCGTTGTTTAATCAATGTTCCTAACTTATTCATTTTATCTTATACCTCTAAGAGATAATACCATTAACGCTGCCATATGTCAATGTATTTCGAATAAACGCTGCCATTAAGCAGCAAAATGATTTGAAAAGATAATGTGTTTAGATTATAATTTATATAGATATAGGAGGTAAATATCCATGGATGATCGCAGCGTAGAAAAGCGGAGTTATAATATGTCACAAATAAAATCAAAAAATACAAAACCTGAAGAACTTGTCTGCAAATTTTTATTTTCACATGGATTTAGATACAGAAAAAACGTTAACAAACTTCCTGGGAAGCCAGATATTGTTTTAGCAAAATATAGAGCAGTAATATTTGTAAATGGTTGCTTCTGGCACATGCATGGGTGTTCGCGCTCTGTTGTTCCAAAATCGAATAGAGAATATTGGATACCAAAACTTGAGAAAAATGTTTTGAATGATTCGAAAAATGAAGATTTATTAATTGAACAGGGATGGAATGTTATAATTGTGTGGGAATGCGAGCTAGAAAAACAAGTGCGTGATGATAGATTAAAGAGACTTATTATACAATTAAAATCAAATAAAGGTATATACCCATAAGTAATGAAATAAAATTATAATGACTTATACTGCTTAAAATATGATAAATGGACAACAACAAATCTATAAGTTTTACTTAACTAAGTGGCCATTTTTCGTTTTTTTCTAAATATTCTTCGAATGTTTTTTCTGGC
The Candidatus Delongbacteria bacterium genome window above contains:
- a CDS encoding helix-turn-helix domain-containing protein, coding for MNKLGTLIKQRREKAGLSLKKLGDACGISDSEVMKIENGTRKNPNWVTLCEMAKVLDFHPFELLLAVGYITHEDIHPNAQIHGLDKLSANKIETVQTFIDFIAVHEINRDLSQKEAIQNEL
- the vsr gene encoding DNA mismatch endonuclease Vsr gives rise to the protein MDDRSVEKRSYNMSQIKSKNTKPEELVCKFLFSHGFRYRKNVNKLPGKPDIVLAKYRAVIFVNGCFWHMHGCSRSVVPKSNREYWIPKLEKNVLNDSKNEDLLIEQGWNVIIVWECELEKQVRDDRLKRLIIQLKSNKGIYP